One genomic segment of Microcella indica includes these proteins:
- a CDS encoding MFS transporter, which yields MTTTVPVTAETVAAAQRRTRRVLMIGQVLAGLGMGSTLSIGAILAAQISGSPAFSGMAATMSTLGAALAAVPLARLARRSGRAPALATGAVTAALGAVLAMVSAGVSNFPLLLLGVLLIGTGTAVNLQSRFAAADLAAPATRGRDLSLVVWATTVGAVSGPNLIGPGESLGALLGLPELSGPFLFTVLAQCLAAALYLVGLRPDPLALAAAWQEEQDRATAAEAARSGVAAPPTAAMSEDRVGIRLALLSIALSHATMVAVMAMTPVHLTDHGASLVIVGFTISLHIAGMYALSPLFGILSDRLGRRPTILLGQGMLLASLVMTGFGAESEGWVVAGLIFLGLGWSASTVAGSALLTESAAPARRPIVQGRSDLLMSGSGAIGGALAGPLLAGLGYSGLSFVTMALVGIVLAALLVSPRGVRPAIRG from the coding sequence ATGACGACCACCGTGCCGGTGACCGCCGAGACGGTGGCGGCGGCGCAGCGCCGCACCCGGCGCGTGCTCATGATCGGCCAGGTGCTCGCCGGTCTCGGCATGGGATCCACGCTCTCCATCGGCGCGATCCTCGCGGCCCAGATCTCCGGTTCGCCCGCGTTCAGCGGGATGGCCGCGACCATGTCGACTCTCGGCGCCGCCCTCGCGGCCGTTCCGCTCGCGCGACTCGCCCGGCGCTCGGGCCGCGCGCCCGCGCTCGCGACCGGGGCCGTGACCGCGGCCCTCGGCGCCGTGCTCGCGATGGTCTCCGCCGGCGTCAGCAACTTCCCGCTGCTTCTCCTGGGCGTCCTGCTCATCGGCACGGGCACGGCCGTCAACCTTCAATCGCGCTTCGCGGCTGCGGACCTCGCGGCACCCGCTACGCGCGGTCGCGACCTCTCCCTCGTCGTCTGGGCGACGACGGTCGGGGCGGTGAGCGGCCCGAACCTCATCGGGCCGGGGGAGAGCCTCGGGGCGTTGCTCGGCCTGCCCGAGCTCAGCGGCCCCTTCCTCTTCACCGTGCTCGCACAGTGCCTCGCCGCCGCGCTCTACCTCGTCGGGCTCCGACCCGACCCGCTCGCCCTCGCGGCCGCCTGGCAGGAGGAGCAGGATCGCGCCACGGCGGCGGAAGCCGCTCGGTCGGGGGTGGCCGCCCCTCCGACTGCCGCGATGTCGGAGGATCGCGTGGGCATCCGCCTCGCCCTCCTGTCGATCGCGCTCAGCCACGCCACGATGGTCGCCGTCATGGCGATGACGCCCGTGCACCTCACCGATCACGGCGCGAGCCTCGTGATCGTGGGCTTCACGATCAGCCTGCACATCGCTGGCATGTATGCGCTGTCCCCCCTCTTCGGCATCCTCTCCGACCGCCTCGGTCGGCGCCCGACGATCCTCCTGGGTCAGGGGATGCTGCTCGCGAGCCTCGTCATGACCGGGTTCGGAGCCGAGAGCGAGGGCTGGGTCGTCGCCGGGCTCATCTTCCTCGGGCTCGGCTGGAGCGCGAGCACTGTCGCGGGGTCTGCGCTGCTCACCGAGTCGGCGGCACCGGCACGGCGCCCCATCGTCCAAGGGCGCAGCGACCTGCTCATGAGCGGCAGCGGGGCCATCGGCGGGGCACTTGCGGGCCCCTTGCTCGCCGGGCTCGGCTACTCGGGGCTGTCGTTCGTGACGATGGCGCTCGTCGGCATCGTGCTCGCCGCGCTGCTCGTGTCACCTCGCGGTGTTCGCCCCGCGATCAGGGGGTAG
- a CDS encoding cell wall-binding repeat-containing protein, which yields MRVVVTIVMSAVLVAAPVSATAAEVDSVEPGLVASAPDEHRELDPAAGTMTPGTAASASGLLPAAGVYESERALILQKTNDLRATRGLPPLRLNAALNDIAQDWSVQQARTSRMSHRPGFHLLYPSGWSRAAENVAAGYSPSAVVDAWAGSSGHRANMLANHTDIGIGVAVSSTGRLYYTQNFGRYASAPPTPPGDVYRLSGSDRFATSAQISSRTFPSGASTVYVASGLDFPDALSAAALAGAADAPLLLVTRSSVPSVILRELRRLDPDRIVVAGGSGVVTSAVISRLRTVAADVDRVAGATRYDTSRRLALDSYGGVGAPVVYIATGAGYADALAAGPAAASVDAPVVLVPGASRSADSATLALLRQLDTDRVVIVGGTGAVSSGIQRSLAAAGLGVERIAGADRYATAALIGAAHFPDAPRGYLATGTGFADALSGGAAAGALGAPLFTVRPGCVPSQAHSALRAQNPDDLVLLGGLGALSPRVAGFYRC from the coding sequence ATGCGTGTCGTCGTCACCATCGTGATGTCAGCGGTGCTCGTGGCCGCCCCCGTGAGCGCGACCGCCGCCGAGGTCGACTCCGTCGAGCCGGGCCTGGTCGCGAGCGCGCCGGACGAGCACCGCGAACTCGACCCGGCCGCGGGCACGATGACGCCGGGCACGGCCGCGTCGGCATCGGGCCTGCTGCCCGCCGCGGGGGTCTACGAGTCGGAGCGCGCCCTCATCCTCCAGAAGACGAACGACCTGCGCGCGACGCGGGGTCTGCCGCCGCTGCGTCTCAACGCCGCCCTCAACGACATCGCGCAGGACTGGTCGGTGCAGCAGGCGCGCACCTCCCGCATGTCCCACCGGCCCGGCTTCCACCTGCTCTACCCCTCCGGATGGTCGCGTGCGGCCGAGAATGTCGCCGCGGGCTACAGCCCCAGCGCGGTCGTGGATGCGTGGGCCGGCTCCTCGGGTCACCGCGCCAACATGCTCGCCAACCACACCGACATCGGCATCGGTGTCGCCGTGAGCTCGACCGGCCGCCTCTACTACACGCAGAACTTCGGCCGATACGCGAGTGCGCCGCCGACCCCACCCGGTGATGTCTACCGGCTCTCGGGCAGCGACCGCTTCGCGACCTCCGCCCAGATCTCCTCCCGCACCTTCCCGTCGGGTGCGAGCACCGTCTACGTCGCGTCGGGTCTCGACTTCCCGGACGCCCTGAGCGCTGCGGCCCTCGCGGGCGCGGCAGACGCGCCCCTGCTGCTCGTCACGCGCTCCTCGGTGCCCTCGGTGATCCTGCGCGAACTGCGGCGCCTCGACCCCGACCGCATCGTCGTGGCGGGCGGCTCCGGCGTCGTCACCTCCGCCGTCATCTCCCGACTGCGCACGGTTGCCGCTGATGTGGATCGCGTGGCCGGTGCGACCCGGTACGACACCTCCCGCAGGCTCGCCCTCGACTCCTACGGCGGCGTCGGCGCTCCCGTCGTCTACATCGCGACCGGGGCGGGGTATGCGGATGCGCTCGCCGCCGGCCCTGCTGCCGCCTCCGTCGACGCACCCGTCGTGCTCGTGCCCGGCGCGTCCCGCTCCGCCGATTCGGCGACCCTCGCGCTGCTGCGCCAGCTGGACACGGATCGGGTCGTGATCGTGGGCGGTACGGGTGCCGTCTCGTCGGGCATCCAGCGATCGCTGGCCGCGGCTGGGCTGGGTGTCGAGCGCATCGCGGGTGCCGACCGCTACGCGACCGCGGCGCTCATCGGCGCCGCGCACTTCCCGGATGCTCCGCGCGGGTACCTCGCGACAGGCACGGGCTTCGCCGACGCGCTCTCGGGCGGTGCCGCCGCCGGCGCACTGGGAGCGCCCCTGTTCACCGTGCGACCGGGGTGCGTGCCGTCGCAGGCCCACTCGGCGCTGCGCGCGCAGAACCCCGACGACCTCGTGCTGCTCGGCGGCCTCGGTGCGCTCTCCCCTCGCGTGGCGGGGTTCTACCGCTGCTGA